The DNA segment TTTATCCctatgaaaaagaaaatttaaaagtcattgTTTTACCGCTTTCTCAATGTATACCTCAAACACttaatttttaaacttttgATTGTAAGCCACTGTGAGCAACTTTATTTGGTGAATTAGCTCAGATACAGTAAGTGTGatgaaaatgttgttttaaatagtTTACAAATGGATTTGTAGCATGTTTGATGCCAACCTACAATATAGGTCAACACATGTGCAGACGGTTGAGTGTGGGAGACCTGATGCAGCCTGCTTAGTGTCCCACTTCTCCCCAGCCACTTTAACTTACACTTACTTTTTTATTTGCAGAACAACAACAGAATATGCCTAGAAAATATAAAAGGAAGACAGAAATGGGTCAAGTGCCCCAGACAATAATGTTAAAGGCAGTGAAGGAAGTCAATGAAGATAGTAAAACAATTCGTAAAACTGCAAATGACTATGGACTCTCCAGAAGTGCACTCTGCAGATATGTTaagaaatataaaacaaacccAGACTGTTCATTGACACCTAATTACAAACATAGCAATGTTTTTACACATGAGCAGGAACAAATGCTTGTTGATTACCTGCAAATGGCATCTAAGATGTTCTTTGGACTTACCCCTATCAAGACCAGGCAACTGGCATATGAAATGGCTGAACGAAATGGCTTAAAAATGCCAGATCAGTGGAAAGACAAGAAGCTGGCAGAAAGAACATGGTTGACCAATTTCCTCGAAAGGAATCCCATGCTTTCCATAAGGAGTCCAGAGGCCACCAGTTTGGCCAGGGCATCTGCTTTCAATCGCCATACAGTAAAGGTATTCTTTGACGTCCTGGAGGTGTTAATTAAGAAACTGGGGGTGACTGGAGCTAGGATATTTAACCTTGACGAGTCCGGATTTACCACAGTTCAAAAGGTCCCCAAGGTTATTAGTGTCAAAGGACAGAAGCAGGTCGGACAAATAACATCAAGGGAACGTGGAGAGCTTGTAACGCTATGTGCCATTGTGTCGGCTATTGGTGTTGCATTACCACCTGTCTTTGTGTTTCCTAGAAAAAGATACAAAGATATCTTCTTGACAGGTGCTCCTGAGGGGTCTCTTGGCCTCGTGTCAGACTCTGGTTGGATGAATGGAGGCTTGTTTCGGAGAGTAATGGAACATGTAAAATACACGAACTGCTCTAGAGATGACCCAATAATCCTGTCAATGGATAACCATGAGAGCCATCTTTCTGTAGATATGCTACAGTATGCCAAGGATAACGGTGTTCATGTCATAACACTTCCACCCCATACTAGCCACAAGACCCAACCTCTAGACAGATCCGTATTCGGCCCATAAAAAAGTTGTTACAATGCTGAGGCGAATTCATGGATGATGAGAAACCCAGGACAGTGTATTACAATCTATCAGGTAGCAGGACTTGCTGGATCAGCTTGGTTGAAGGCTGCAACTCCCACAAATGTCATCGCAGGCTTTAAAGTTTCGGGAATTTGGCCTTTTGACTGTCACGTGTTTAAAGATGAAGAGTTCCTGCCTGCATCAGTAACGGACCGTGATGCTCCTGTACCTCAGGATGAGAACAGTCACGATGAAACAGACCGAGCTGAACAGACTGAAGACCTGGATTACAGAACCCCTATAAAGAAGACAGACAATCCAACTCCTGGAACCAGTGGCTTCATTTCTCCAGTAGACATATTGGGGTATCCAAAAGTAAGTACGGGAAGTTGAGATTTGAAAACGTATATGGATACTTATACAAGGGAGAATTCGTTATTTCGAATTATTGATAAGCAGAAATGTTAATGTATTTCATTTCTCAAAAGCTCATAAACACTTTCTATTTTTTAGGCGCCTGAAAGAAAATCAACATCAAATCGAGGCAGAGAGAAAGGGAAATCAATGGTAGCCACTTCCACACCTGAACTGAAAAGAAAATCAACATCAAATCGAGGCAGAGAGAAAGGGAAATCAATGGTAGCCACTTCCACACCTGAACTGAAAAGACTTCAAGATAAAGAGGCACAAAAACAAGAAAGGCAAGCAAAGAAAAGATGCAAAATGGCTGGAAAATCTGCCAAAAGACAGGTGCTCCAACAGCATGATGATGACAAGTCCACTTCTGAGGATGACAATATAGAAATGGTTCTTATGGACTCTGATGATGACAGTCCAGAtcgtagtgatgatgatggtggacTTATCCAGCTTGGTTCAGTTGACTTCACCAAGGTGAATGTTGACAGTTTTGTGTTAGTTCAATTCACAtcaggaaaaaaaacccatccagtCTATTACATTGGCAAAGTGCTCATTGAAATTGATAGTGATGATGAATGTGAAGTTGAATTCTTGCGCAAGAGTTCAAAGTGTTGTAACAAGTATCTGCGGCTAGACAACCCTGAAGAGGCATCGATTCACAAACATCAAATCCATGCTATTCTACCTAAACCTATTACCCATGGCACAACAAAGCGCACCAAGGCAGCATTCCAATTCGGTGTAGACTTTGGTAGGATGGATGTTCGTTAGACCATGTGCTTTGTTCATTGTTGAAACTGAATGGATGCAAAAGACAACAACATGGTTTTTTTGATAATTTAGACATCACATCACTTAAGTGCAGTTTAAGTTTTTGATCCcgtatgttttaattttgttttcatgttttgtaTTTCACTGTTCTTTTAATTAGGTAAAACTTAGTAATAGCAATAAATGctttttaagtacatgtatttgttgagTTCATAGACTTGCCTGCATTCTTAAAGGCCCCCCTGATCTTTACTCCATAAACTACATATTATATCGGCATTGATGCCTTCAAACTCACAGCACTTAAAACACACACTGCATGAGCATCCTGAAGCTTCGAGTGTAATTTACTCTAACACTGGAGCCAATGCTATTAAGTGTAGGCCTAGGGCACTGagtaaatacaacaaatatccTGGAGGGGTGAAAAGAGGGCCTTTAAGTAAGCTAGTGTGGCTTGGAAATGCCAAATTCACCATTGTCCCACTTCTCCTTTCACTGTCCCACATCACCTTCCAGGTTGTCCCATATCTCCCACAGGTGTCCCAATTCACCTTCATACCTAAttagttattaattaacaaGAAATCCTAATTAATTTTAATCCATGCCAAATACTTGTAgagaaacattaaaacaattaaaaatgccacctgttgcagaaataaataactgacTGGCTCAAAGGGGGTAAGAATACTGACTGCAGACATGACACCCCCAAATTAGTGTCCCAGTTCTCCTGCCTCTCCCCTACATTAACAAAATCTGGGTGGCAAAGTTGAGTTTTTATATGGCAAAGTGTACCCATTCACACacttttatacagtgtcaacatcaACGCATCgagtattataaaaatatatatttattacttttactgttaatgtgtttcccaccatatttaagtatataaaatactagaccgccctgtgtaggaacgttctgtatagagccgtcatcactatatatatattttttaatactcacacatgcacatgttatacatatgaagagtttaggcgcaaaacgtgatatatccatttttcattttcagtaaaagtgatttttgcagcaaatcagcgggcctatgattagcccttactgacatacaataatgacttcaactaaaaactagaaagaaaatggtttatatcgcgttttgcgcctgaactcttcatatgcacatatatattttcttgattattatccacaatatacatatattttctttattattactgacttccccctcatatctcagtacacgtgTAGACAAACATCAATTGGTAACAACTACAGcgtatactatagaccgtcctgtgcagaaccgtgctgtgtaggaatgtcctgtacagagccgtcatcactatatattttttttaatactcgcACATgcacacgttatatatatatattcttctctttttttttttttagtattattcaaaatatacatatattttctttatatacaaaaaatatatttattacctttactgttaatgtgtttcccaccatatctaagtatataaaatactagactgCCCTGTGTAGGaatgatacaaaatatatatttattccctttactgttaatgtgttttccaccatatctaagtatataaaatactagactgCCCTGTTTACAGAGCCGTcgtcactatatatattttttaatactcacacgcacacgttatatatatatatatttttttagtattatccaaaatatacatatattttctttatctcCTCTGTTCTGAGCTAAGATACTCATTCTCATGTGTTATTAAATTGTAATTGTTGTTTGTCTTTTCCCTAGCCCTTACCAAGACATAGGTGTTTTTTATGTGGTTAATTGGGGTTATATGTGACAGAACTTATTATCATAAAAATGTTTCACATGGCCAGTAAATTACTGTAactgttatttaatttaaatcagTTTTAATACAACAGCTACTATTATGCATGAAACCTTTGAGCTCCTACTAATTAGGACTTATTATTTTCGACGCTATCTTAGCAAtatgaaatcataaaaccattgtaaTATACAATATCACTATGGTATATGATGTAATGTCATTGCACTAAAATAGTTTCGAAAATTCCTAGCAAGGATGACAatttttgtgcgaaactagggtagtcaatgATAGGTCAGTTATGTCTGACATTAGCAGGTGAGGtgttgtaataattatatcCATGGTATACATGTTGATTAAAACTTTCCATGTAGCCACATTCTATTACGTCAAGTTGCAATTCTTCACAAATAAAAGAGTTTCTTTTATGaacaatgttaattgtaatagATGTAGCATAGGGAGACCAGTTTCAGTAAGTATAAGCATtcggttctaaagcatatcaatatttataaacctttttattagtatttctaccaGGGGTTGGGAAAAACAAATTGTCATTAGGCCCCACGTGATGTCATTAATccagtgggggtggggaggggtgaggaggtttttttaatttattcccTCACTTACTTTTTGAATATACCAACCATGTTGCAGAGTGGTGCCCACTTTTACGAACTACATCCAATTCCAGTCATGTTTTGAATTGGTACCTGTCACACATTATCTCTGCTGAGAATTTTTTATTGGTtaatattcataaatacatgtatatatatttatatactagtatatattgaaatttaaattagGTATTGGCAGCCCTAGTTGATAAACATGGAATGCTACAGACGGTAATTATCACGTGTGTTTACAGGCccaatttgggttttttaaatcatcCATAAACTAATGTTTGTGTCTGTACCATTGATATTGCTAACAAAGAGGTCAAGATTCGGCAATTAAACAGAAAAGTAGAGGAAAGCCAAACTGCTGTGACAGAGCTGAAAGCAGAGGTGTCAGTGTTGAACACTGTAGTAAAAGATCACGTGACAACAATAGAATCATTGCATTGCCAGTTGTCAGAAACAGAcaatgatattaaaataaaagaagCAATAACTGGTCGTAACAATGATGAAATCAAAAGGTTAAAAGAATCAGCAGGAACTGGCAATCCTATCAGACAAAGTGCCTATTATCAAAGACTGAATGAAGAGGCAAGAACAAAAACTTGCAACAATACCAGAAGAAAATGTTGGGAGTTGACATCTCAGATTTAAATCTCTCCAGACAAATCTATAAAATCTATTCTTAAATGCAagaacaaattaccaaatgtttgacatccaataaccgatgattactaGTGCTGTAAAACTCTAGTGCTGTAAAACTAAACTTTTTAAAAGCAAGAACAAAGTTGTGAATTTAAAAGGTCAGCTCAACCAAGGAATCTCTTCAGAGAACAGTTCATTGTTAAATCTCCAGACTAGAGTTGATGGGTCCAACAAATTCACTGCTGATGTAATCCACTGTGTAATGGAACCGATTGATAAAGCAGGAGTCTCTAGCAGTAAATGTGGACGTATCAAGAAGATTGTTGTCAGGCAGTTGTTTCAAATAGATATTTCTTACCGAATTTCCTTCTCAAGGGACGGCAATAAGAATGTCTGACACAGCGCATGCtcttgcaaaaagtcatttgcTACATCACCAGAGACAAGAAATTGATAACTTTTTCCTGAACTATCACCCACATATCAAGTGACAAAGTGACTATGCTGACTGCAAGTGTGATCGCGTTGATCAGTTTCTGGTTATTGTTGCAATACATAAAGCCAAGCTATGTTACGCCATTGGTGAATGGTGCTTAAGGACAATGGCGGAAGTTAAGATTTTCCCCCGTTTGACAGAATGGTACGTTTTGACAGACAGTGAGGGAAAGAGACTAGCCAAACAACAAACTGCCACCTAAGAAATAATGTGGGTATGCCTCGACTATGAAGGTTGCTTGTTTTGTTAGCCGGAAGAATTCACAGAGACTGGTACATCCGGTGGCTTCCTCAATCCAGCTCATGAAGCACAACAGAAACCAATGACTGAGTGGCTACTTATTGCAAACTGACGCTGATGAGTATCTACGAGATGTTGGTTAAGAATAGAATTAAATTGTagggacagaaaaaaaaccctcggATATTAACTTTAGGCTTTGATTCTAGGGAAGCCCTAGCCATAGATAATTAATCTGTCCAAATCAAACTGTGTGCCAAATAAAACTTGCTGAAGTCAATACAGCAGACCTTTCCAGACTAGAATTGCAATAGCATACTCCTGAGGAGCCACCAGTTGCCACACCAGGGTCATAGGCGAGACAACCCATGACAGCAGAGCCTGAACCTGAGGATCCCTCTGTTCAGGAAGTTTTAAAACTAGCTAGGAGCAGCAGTCAATTTCGAGAGTAGACATACTTAAAACAGGAAATCATCagaaccccccctccccccatctcAATTGCAAAGAGGAACTACAAAATCAAACAGATGAAAGCTATCTACTGCAAAAGTGAGCAATTTGCTGAaatggaaaattaaaaaaataaaataaaataaaaatatagtagTAAGAAAACACTCCTTGAAAACACAAATAGGAGTTGACACACTGATTCCTCCTCTGCACCTGGAACATCAGACAAGGAtctgggcccatgcttataaaacatttagagtccagactcaatctctgatgacttacatgtatacaatttgtatggtgttgtcatgacattagtgtctcagagtCTAATAATATTAGTCTTGCTTGGGCAAAAACACTACTCAGGTCTATTTTTAGCACATGCTACCTGTGATGGATTCCACTCattctgttagtaggtcaacagGGCGACAGCTCATTCTTAACTGATGCTAGTTTTGGCATTTATCACACTCTTAAggccaaaaaataaataaaatggaatgaatgaCTGGCACAAAGACGTTTACAGCAACATGATGAATGAAACATGCCGAGCTGTCTGAAATTTGCCAGTGGATTGTAGACACCTGGACAGAAATTGACAGGGCAATAGttgtaaagtatttttttttaaaatgctgcATTTCTAATGCCATGGATGGAAGTGAAgatgatattttgtttgacaatgtGCTTAAAGGCCACCAGGAAGAACAGCTTTCCCCAGCACATGACGACGAATCCAACATATACTACGCTGatgatgctccagctggcattGAAGAAATTTTGAATGTGAAAGACTCGAATGACGATTTCCTCGGCTACACCGATGAACTTCTAGTTGTACAAAAATCAGCTGATAAATGAACATAGGCTCATTTATACAGTTCGATGCTATTCCCAACAGCCCTGTTTAGGGCTATCAAATCTCACAAAAGTGATCTTACTCAACTGCTAACAagattaaaacacacacacaatttttaCAAGTCTCGGTAGCCATATCGCTTCCTAATTTTATAGTAGTGTTGTATATTTCCGGGTTGAcggaaattaaaaacatttacggtccatatttataatttttgtgcatttttttgGCGAGGGATGGATacttttatacatttattttatgggAATAGAAGAGATTTAGCACATCTTGTATTAATGtatcatgtatttgttttggtcTGATTTGTCGACATATAAACAAAAGGGTCGGCTGACAGTGCTGACCAATGAGTGTCGCTTTGGTATTGCcaaggaaggaagaaattaATTCTTAAATTTAAGTGCGACATTTTTCGTAGCTACattcatatataaattataatctagatggaaacaaatgtttattatgggaattaattttcaagttttatttaaaataaaacaatgtccaTGCATATCTAGCACTTGACCAATCACCGAGTCGTAAGGAAATCTTTCAACCAATCAGAGCAGAATCAGGTTTGAAATCGCAGCAAGCCACTTGCACTTAATTGCAGAGAACAGCTGccttttaatttgtaaaatttcttcttttttttctcatgtGTTTACGGGAAACCCTTGTGAATTTCTGACTATGTGAATAGTGTGACACAGCTGATTGTACTTACTATTAGACTGTGCAACTCATTCACAGTGTATTACGGGAAGAAAAGAAACGACGGAACAATCTCAGAAATTGTTAAAAAACTTGCGGCCATCGAGAAGTTGGTCCGCAACTTTTATCATGTACCCGAGTGGTATCGCTTCACAGATTGTAAGGTGGAAAGATTGTTTTCAATTATGCAGAGTAGCAGATCGAGGGAACAAGCAATTTTCGCCATATCTTTGGGCTGTGGGGCCATGTGTTCGTCctggttttttttctcaataataTAACGCCATTGTGTGACCATTTCGTTGGACAGCATCGATGTTGTTATATTGCTAGGCTTTTCGTCAATGGAAGCGCTTTCCTGTCTGGAAATGGATGATTTGAAAAAGACCAAAATTCCTATCTGGCAGCAAAAACTTGTTTAAAAGTGTGCTGAATACTTTCGATAATGTGATTCCTGGTACCAGCGAAGCCAACAGTGAGCGAACAGTGGCAAATGGGGAGTTTTTAGCTTAAGATGACCATATCCCCGAGGCAAACCTGCCAGGAGGATCAAATCATGTCATCGGTGATCACTGTGATGAGGGATACGTGCAACAATTGTTAAAGTAGCTACAAACACAGCAGACTGCAAAGCGGGAATCAAGTGATGGGGAAGATGTGATGTCAACTTCAAACAATGTGACAGGTATGATGTCCTGGCATGACCCTTAGGTTTATGTAAAGTCAATGAGTTCCACTAAATCAAATCATTATGATATAGATTTTGTAGGCTGTGTCTCAGCTATGTCAGAAAGAGTAGTGTCTGCCACAGATGATTTTGAACTGGTGTGTAGATCAGGGACCAAGAAACCCAAGTTAGAAAACTTAACTCTAAGTCAGTGGTCAGTAGCAAATATTGCTATTCTTCATAAACTGGTCCAAGATGGCACCCTTCCTATTAGCATAGCACCTGACCGTCAGCTCAATTGGACATCTTAGAATTCCTATAAAAAAATCAGGTTACCCACAaagaatgtatttttataattctaataagtaaataattaacATGTTATTATTAAGTATCAAAATAAATTCTACATCGACACTGATTTAGATCCAAAAAGTTATTCCACCAGACATAATTTGTGTCGCCTCTCACTACTCCATTTTCTAGCAGCGGTCCAAAAATCATGAATTTTAAATCGCAACTGCTACGAAAGTAATGCGTGGAATGTCATGACATTTCGATTTTCTCCGCAGAACTCAGTAAACATCCGCAGGGgaaggaaaagttaaaaaaaaactattccaAAGTAACCGCACAATTCCCGCGTTATTTGTCCAAACATAAACAGTAAGTACACTTAATTAGATCAAGTAGGCCTACCCTGCCTTGTTGATTTTTGACGTATTCAAAGCCAATCGACAAGAGAGCATAATTGACAgcatgagagaaaaaaaatttgttCCGGCCGGGTGAACAGCTGAATTGCAGCCACTTGATCTGTCGGGAAATGGCGAGATGAAGGAAAGTCCGAAAAACCATTTCTCAGACTGGTATGCTAGATGCGTTGAGAAAGATCTAGAGAGTGGGGTGGAAAAACCAGTTGGATTTGAAGCTATCAACTTTAAAACCACTACATGCAAACTGATTGGTGCAAAGTTTCGACAAGCTGCGAAACAACAGAGATGCACTTCGTAGAGGTTGGATAAAAGCCAGTATTGTTGGTGCACTTGTGCTTACCGGTGATTAAGCCtgtaacaatttgttttcatgGATTTGTTTTCTATGACagaactaatttatttttaaccacaATTATGTGTTTTTATTGCTAAAAGTTACAAACATTGAAACTAAGTATTCATaatactgacattttgttttgttttgctgcgATACTgcactaaattttaattattgtgcCACGAACGATAGTGTACATAGGATATGTGACAACTTTTTATTTGCCTTGATTCTGAAATCCAATTGAATTGTTCAGTTGGTAAATTCAAATcgttattaaatatgtatacgtTTTAAGACTTGTTTGATTTTTGCTTTAATCTAACTTCAGTTTATATTTAGCGTCATGAAATGTTAGTGTTTTGTATGGCTTCGCTAAATTAGCAAATATTTTATGCTCGGcaacattttctgatttacagtatatatatacagcctctattaaaaacatacttgtctgcccttgatttgcatTGAGCTAAGCGGCCCGAAAACCCACTAAATTTATTTCCGGCACGTTCAAGCTCTAGTCAATTACAACAAAGGCCCTTTATTACTACTGAATGGTCGAATAGCCATGGACttattcttttgttgtttgtctATTGTTCATACAAATACCGATAAAACTCGTCAAATGGGTGGTAAACAATACTGCTGTATCACAAATTGTCACAATTATCATGGGAAGATTATAGACGGGGAAAAAAATAACACTGCATAGGTTCCCTTCTGGCAACTGtgtagaaaagaaaagaaaagaaactgaGATGGATTTGGGAATTTAGAGTGAGCAGAAAACATTTTACGGTCAAGAGATGGACCAGGATTTGTTCCCAACACTTCGTAAACGATGAAGCACCTACAAGAGAACATCCAATACCATCCGTATTTTTAGCACAAGACGTACAAGACCTCATGAGTaagtgaattatttattttttccgtTCTCAATTGtgcgatttaaaaaaatatattttccaaaa comes from the Gigantopelta aegis isolate Gae_Host chromosome 14, Gae_host_genome, whole genome shotgun sequence genome and includes:
- the LOC121389342 gene encoding uncharacterized protein LOC121389342, encoding MGQVPQTIMLKAVKEVNEDSKTIRKTANDYGLSRSALCRYVKKYKTNPDCSLTPNYKHSNVFTHEQEQMLVDYLQMASKMFFGLTPIKTRQLAYEMAERNGLKMPDQWKDKKLAERTWLTNFLERNPMLSIRSPEATSLARASAFNRHTVKVFFDVLEVLIKKLGVTGARIFNLDESGFTTVQKVPKVISVKGQKQVGQITSRERGELVTLCAIVSAIGVALPPVFVFPRKRYKDIFLTGAPEGSLGLVSDSGWMNGGLFRRVMEHVKYTNCSRDDPIILSMDNHESHLSVDMLQYAKDNGVHVITLPPHTSHKTQPLDRSVFGP